Sequence from the Motilibacter aurantiacus genome:
CGCGGTGCCGAGCACGACGGCGACCGCGGAGAGGGCGAGGCGCAGTTTGTGGGCCAGCAGGCCCTTGAGCGTGGCGCGGAGCATGGGTCAGGACCTCCGGCCCGCGGCGTCGAAGCGCTTCATGCGCTCGAGCACGGCGTCGGAGGTGGGCTCGCGCATCTCGTCGACGACCTGGCCGTCGGCGAGGAACAGGACGCGGTCGGCGTAGGAGGCGGCGACCGGGTCGTGGGTGACCATGACGACGGTCTGGCCCATCTCGCGCACGCTGCGGCGTAGGAAGGCGAGCACCTCGGCGCCGGCGCGGGAGTCCAGGTTGCCGGTCGGCTCGTCGGCGAAGATGATCTCCGGGCGGGAGGCGAGCGCGCGGGCGCAGGCGAC
This genomic interval carries:
- a CDS encoding ABC transporter ATP-binding protein, whose translation is LPMDIAGRKPDKAWLDTVVDTVGLRDRLGHKPTELSGGQQQRVACARALASRPEIIFADEPTGNLDSRAGAEVLAFLRRSVREMGQTVVMVTHDPVAASYADRVLFLADGQVVDEMREPTSDAVLERMKRFDAAGRRS